A genomic stretch from Haemophilus parainfluenzae ATCC 33392 includes:
- the queC gene encoding 7-cyano-7-deazaguanine synthase QueC, producing the protein MNISNPNHNRKALVIFSGGQDSTTCLIQAIAEYGVENVETVTFQYGQRHSIELEKARWIAKDLGVKQTLIDTSVIKSITHNALMDANADIEQKDGELPNTFVDGRNALFLLYAAIYAKGQGINDIITGVCETDFSGYPDCRDVFIKSMNVTLNLAMDYPFNLKTPLMYLTKAQTWALADELGTLDYIRQHTHTCYEGVEGGCRECPSCKLRDKGLLEYLATKVKA; encoded by the coding sequence ATGAATATTTCAAATCCTAATCACAATCGTAAAGCCCTTGTGATCTTCTCTGGTGGACAAGATTCCACAACCTGTTTAATTCAAGCTATTGCCGAATATGGCGTGGAAAATGTCGAAACCGTCACCTTTCAATATGGCCAACGTCATTCTATTGAATTAGAAAAAGCCCGTTGGATCGCCAAAGATCTCGGTGTAAAACAAACGTTGATTGATACGTCCGTCATCAAATCCATTACCCATAATGCCTTAATGGATGCCAATGCAGATATTGAACAAAAAGACGGGGAATTACCGAATACCTTTGTGGATGGCCGAAACGCACTCTTCTTATTATATGCCGCGATCTATGCAAAAGGACAAGGTATTAATGACATTATTACGGGCGTATGTGAAACAGATTTCAGTGGCTATCCCGATTGCCGTGATGTGTTTATCAAATCCATGAATGTCACCCTTAATTTAGCCATGGATTATCCATTCAATTTAAAAACACCACTAATGTATCTCACTAAAGCCCAAACCTGGGCTCTTGCCGATGAATTAGGTACGTTAGATTATATTCGTCAGCACACTCACACTTGCTACGAAGGTGTTGAAGGCGGTTGCAGGGAATGCCCAAGCTGCAAATTGAGAGATAAAGGCTTGCTGGAATATTTAGCCACAAAAGTAAAAGCTTAG